One Kitasatospora sp. NBC_01287 DNA window includes the following coding sequences:
- a CDS encoding HEAT repeat domain-containing protein — translation METDIVADLVTQALVAARVVASAEDPDDPDGLPEYVALLWRAAADGAAALPLGLELIGSADPIEREAGCTLLGDTSNQNEAVRAETATALVALAQRETEDRVLWALARAIEMTYDPRAVPVLVTLAGHPDAEVREQVARSFPGVMTGLPDGPDIRVLVGLTQDPEPEVRNWATFTLGTQAEVDSPAIRAALWERTTDEHTETRAEAIHGLARRRDRRAGPFLAEVLDNPEVSDVFRFGAVPITGAVELLPAHPEYEPGDDWFTDAVNAFDPARRARLDAFAWELVSTLHQLRPDLDAALSMERFGWGRSLGVDAAFGSPGYDIEALLARADGDPTRAAELVATDLPRTLPDSGRG, via the coding sequence ATGGAAACGGACATCGTGGCGGACCTGGTCACACAGGCACTGGTGGCAGCGCGCGTCGTCGCCTCCGCGGAGGACCCGGACGACCCGGACGGCTTGCCCGAGTACGTGGCGCTGCTGTGGCGGGCGGCCGCCGACGGGGCGGCGGCGCTGCCGCTCGGTCTGGAACTGATCGGTTCGGCCGATCCGATCGAGCGCGAGGCGGGCTGCACCCTGCTGGGCGACACCAGCAACCAGAACGAGGCGGTCCGCGCCGAGACGGCCACCGCGCTGGTCGCCCTCGCGCAGCGGGAGACCGAGGACCGCGTGCTGTGGGCCCTGGCGCGCGCGATCGAGATGACGTACGACCCGCGCGCCGTCCCCGTCCTCGTCACCCTCGCCGGGCATCCCGACGCCGAGGTCCGCGAGCAGGTGGCGCGCTCGTTCCCGGGGGTCATGACCGGTCTGCCGGACGGACCGGACATCCGTGTCCTCGTCGGGCTGACCCAGGATCCGGAGCCGGAGGTCCGCAACTGGGCGACGTTCACCCTCGGCACCCAGGCCGAGGTGGACAGCCCCGCGATCCGGGCCGCGCTCTGGGAGCGGACGACCGACGAGCACACCGAGACCCGCGCGGAGGCGATCCACGGACTGGCCCGTCGCCGGGACCGCCGCGCCGGCCCGTTCCTGGCCGAAGTGCTCGACAACCCCGAGGTCTCAGACGTCTTCAGGTTCGGCGCCGTGCCGATCACGGGTGCCGTCGAACTGCTGCCGGCCCACCCGGAGTACGAACCCGGCGACGACTGGTTCACCGACGCCGTGAACGCCTTCGACCCGGCGCGGCGGGCCCGCCTGGACGCCTTCGCCTGGGAGCTGGTCTCCACACTGCACCAGCTCCGCCCCGACCTGGACGCCGCCCTCTCGATGGAACGCTTCGGCTGGGGCCGTTCCCTCGGCGTCGACGCCGCCTTCGGGTCACCGGGCTACGACATCGAGGCGCTGCTCGCTCGCGCGGACGGCGACCCCACACGCGCTGCCGAACTGGTCGCGACCGACCTGCCGAGGACCCTGCCCGACTCCGGCCGGGGCTGA
- a CDS encoding GlxA family transcriptional regulator codes for MAKESSQAVRSAGVHRVVVIVDENSNPFELGCATEVFGLRRPELGRDLYDFRLCSPEPRTLMRDGFFALTGVADLAAAETADTLIVPNRPDTDVPRRPAVLDAVRRAHARGARLVGFCSGAFTLAEAGVLDGRRATAHWQWADSFRARFPAVRLESDVLFVDDGDILTAAGSAAALDLGLHVVRRDHGAEVANSVSRRLVFAAHRDGGQRQFVERPMPEPRDESLAPLLAWVQERLDAPLTVSDLAARAAVSPATLHRRFQAQLGTTPLAWLTGERLALACRLIERGEGRLAVVARRSGLGTAANLRALMRRQIGITPSAYRSRFGPGG; via the coding sequence ATGGCGAAAGAATCCTCGCAGGCGGTGCGTTCGGCGGGCGTGCACCGGGTCGTCGTGATCGTCGACGAGAACTCGAACCCCTTCGAGCTCGGCTGCGCGACCGAGGTGTTCGGTCTGCGCAGACCCGAACTCGGCCGTGACCTCTACGACTTCAGGCTCTGCTCGCCCGAGCCCCGCACCCTGATGCGGGACGGCTTCTTCGCGCTCACCGGAGTGGCGGACCTGGCGGCGGCCGAGACCGCGGACACCTTGATCGTCCCCAACCGCCCCGACACCGACGTGCCCCGACGCCCGGCCGTCCTCGACGCCGTCCGGCGGGCGCACGCGCGGGGCGCCCGCCTGGTCGGCTTCTGCAGTGGCGCCTTCACGCTGGCCGAGGCCGGAGTCCTCGACGGGCGCCGGGCCACCGCGCACTGGCAGTGGGCGGATTCGTTCCGGGCCCGCTTCCCCGCCGTCCGGCTCGAATCGGACGTGCTGTTCGTGGACGACGGTGACATCCTCACCGCCGCCGGGAGCGCGGCCGCACTCGACCTCGGACTGCACGTGGTCCGCCGCGACCACGGCGCGGAGGTCGCCAACTCGGTGAGTCGGCGCCTGGTCTTCGCAGCCCACCGGGACGGCGGGCAGCGGCAGTTCGTGGAGCGCCCGATGCCCGAGCCACGGGACGAGTCCCTGGCACCGCTCCTGGCCTGGGTCCAGGAGCGGTTGGACGCGCCGCTCACCGTCTCCGACCTCGCGGCGCGTGCGGCGGTCAGCCCGGCGACGTTGCACCGCCGCTTCCAGGCGCAGCTGGGCACGACGCCGCTGGCGTGGCTCACGGGGGAACGGCTGGCCCTGGCCTGCCGGTTGATCGAGCGGGGCGAGGGCCGTCTGGCTGTCGTCGCGCGGCGGAGCGGGCTCGGCACCGCCGCCAATCTGCGCGCGCTGATGCGGCGTCAGATCGGCATCACGCCGTCGGCGTACCGGAGCCGGTTCGGGCCCGGGGGGTGA
- a CDS encoding cupin domain-containing protein, translated as MSNEPISLDKALSSFDALWSPRIVTRVNDYDVRVAKVEGEHLWHVHEDTDEFFLVLDGELRISLREPAGERTVLLPRGAVFTVPRGTEHRPYAPSGAAILMFEPTGTPTVGDRHDEIPDHVDATTGHPLDI; from the coding sequence ATGAGCAACGAACCCATCTCCCTCGACAAGGCGCTGTCCTCCTTCGACGCCCTGTGGAGCCCCCGCATCGTCACACGCGTCAACGACTACGACGTCCGCGTCGCCAAGGTCGAGGGCGAGCACCTCTGGCACGTCCACGAGGACACCGACGAGTTCTTCCTCGTGCTCGACGGAGAACTGCGCATCTCCTTGCGGGAGCCCGCCGGGGAGCGCACGGTCCTGCTGCCACGGGGTGCGGTCTTCACCGTCCCCCGGGGCACGGAGCACAGGCCGTACGCGCCGTCCGGCGCCGCCATCCTGATGTTCGAGCCCACCGGGACACCGACCGTGGGCGATCGCCACGACGAGATCCCGGACCACGTGGACGCGACGACCGGACACCCACTCGACATCTGA
- a CDS encoding AbrB/MazE/SpoVT family DNA-binding domain-containing protein, producing MASTPARPVEADTIIGQRGRIILPVAVQQAADLAPGDRVHIRVLETGAIVIETTKSILNRICVPDPDGNTRGTDLVREERRRQGESEGERL from the coding sequence ATGGCTTCCACACCTGCTCGGCCTGTCGAGGCGGACACCATCATCGGGCAGCGCGGCCGCATAATCCTCCCCGTGGCCGTCCAGCAGGCGGCGGACCTCGCCCCGGGCGACAGGGTCCACATCCGCGTCCTGGAGACCGGCGCCATCGTCATCGAGACGACCAAGAGCATCCTGAACCGCATCTGTGTCCCCGACCCGGACGGCAACACCCGGGGTACTGACCTGGTCCGCGAAGAACGCCGCCGCCAGGGCGAGTCCGAAGGCGAACGGCTGTGA
- a CDS encoding phosphonatase-like hydrolase, with the protein MSIENPADPITLVVLDMAGTTVADDGLVEQAFQAAAGELGVAAGSERHQEMLAHVRATMGESKISVFRHLFGEEELAQRANTAFERAYDDLVEAGHCAALPGAAEAIAELRAQGRTVVLTTGFSRATQDRILDALGWQEIADLTLCPADAGRGRPYPDLALTALLRTGTDSVRQIAVVGDTGYDMLTGTRAGASVVAGVLTGAHDAERLRADGATHVLDSIAELPALLAGR; encoded by the coding sequence ATGAGCATCGAGAACCCCGCCGACCCGATCACCCTGGTCGTGCTCGACATGGCCGGCACCACCGTGGCCGACGACGGCCTGGTCGAGCAGGCCTTCCAGGCCGCCGCCGGCGAGCTGGGCGTGGCGGCGGGCAGCGAGCGGCACCAGGAGATGCTGGCGCACGTGCGGGCCACCATGGGCGAGTCCAAGATCTCCGTCTTCCGCCACCTGTTCGGCGAGGAGGAGCTCGCCCAGCGGGCCAACACCGCCTTCGAGCGCGCCTACGACGACCTGGTCGAGGCCGGGCACTGCGCCGCGCTGCCGGGCGCCGCCGAGGCGATCGCCGAACTGCGCGCCCAGGGCCGCACGGTGGTCCTCACCACCGGCTTCTCCCGGGCCACCCAGGACCGGATCCTGGACGCCCTCGGCTGGCAGGAGATCGCCGACCTGACGCTCTGCCCCGCCGACGCGGGCCGTGGCCGCCCCTACCCCGACCTGGCCCTCACCGCGCTGCTGCGCACCGGCACCGACTCGGTGCGCCAGATCGCGGTGGTCGGCGACACCGGCTACGACATGCTCACCGGCACCCGCGCCGGCGCGAGCGTGGTGGCCGGCGTCCTCACCGGCGCGCACGACGCCGAGCGGCTGCGGGCGGACGGGGCCACCCACGTGCTGGACTCGATCGCCGAGCTGCCGGCGCTGCTGGCGGGGCGCTGA
- a CDS encoding pyridoxamine 5'-phosphate oxidase family protein, which yields MPYRLDITQGDWPAEELRKGVEGLLAESMVLTLATAGPDHGPHANLAFYAFDEELVLYFVSERSTRHSLHLSEQARAAATVFLPPPVFGEQLRGLQLTGRAGEAWGQHAQAALTAYQGRYPTFAQDPAVREQFLNGGGAAALYRFQVEELTAVDEPHFGRRNYLRARVARE from the coding sequence ATGCCGTACCGGCTCGACATCACCCAGGGCGACTGGCCCGCCGAGGAACTCCGCAAGGGCGTCGAAGGCCTGCTGGCCGAGTCCATGGTGCTGACACTGGCCACCGCCGGCCCGGACCACGGGCCGCACGCCAACCTCGCCTTCTACGCGTTCGACGAGGAGCTGGTGCTCTACTTCGTCAGCGAACGCTCGACCCGGCACAGCCTGCACCTCTCGGAGCAGGCCAGAGCCGCCGCCACCGTCTTCCTGCCGCCGCCGGTCTTCGGCGAGCAACTGCGCGGGCTGCAGCTGACCGGGCGCGCGGGGGAGGCCTGGGGGCAGCACGCCCAGGCGGCGCTGACGGCCTACCAGGGGCGCTACCCGACCTTCGCGCAGGACCCGGCGGTGCGCGAGCAGTTCCTGAACGGGGGCGGGGCGGCGGCGCTCTACCGGTTCCAGGTGGAGGAGCTGACGGCGGTGGACGAGCCGCACTTCGGCCGCCGCAACTACCTGCGGGCGCGGGTGGCGCGCGAGTAG
- a CDS encoding phosphatase PAP2 family protein, translated as MTSALHTLLAYDGSSIDGGLYSTVTGWAAAAPHWLDQLIKAWSDYGLGLFAVFMLWAWWQARRADSVVMARVLASPLVVVAVYLVNSVLKSLVEEVRPCQQLPTTVTLETCPAPGDWSFPSNHSVIAFSAAVALCLAYRRLGAVALLAAALMAASRVWVGVHYPHDVVVGALIGVLVAFPLALLAGRAAPMVERLRGGALGAALGSG; from the coding sequence ATGACGTCCGCGCTCCACACCCTGCTCGCCTACGACGGCAGCAGCATCGACGGCGGCCTCTACAGCACGGTGACCGGCTGGGCCGCCGCCGCCCCGCACTGGCTCGACCAGCTGATCAAGGCCTGGTCCGACTACGGCCTCGGCCTCTTCGCGGTCTTCATGCTCTGGGCCTGGTGGCAGGCCCGGCGGGCGGATTCGGTGGTGATGGCCAGGGTGCTCGCCTCGCCGCTGGTCGTGGTCGCGGTCTACCTGGTCAACTCGGTCCTCAAGAGCCTGGTCGAGGAGGTGCGGCCCTGCCAGCAGTTGCCCACCACGGTGACGCTGGAGACCTGCCCGGCGCCCGGTGACTGGTCCTTCCCCAGCAACCACTCGGTGATCGCCTTCTCGGCGGCGGTCGCGCTCTGCCTCGCCTACCGCAGGCTGGGCGCCGTCGCCCTTCTCGCCGCCGCGCTGATGGCGGCCTCGCGGGTCTGGGTCGGCGTGCACTACCCCCACGACGTGGTGGTGGGCGCGCTGATCGGCGTCCTGGTGGCGTTCCCGCTCGCACTGCTGGCCGGCCGGGCCGCGCCAATGGTGGAGCGGCTGCGTGGCGGGGCGCTGGGGGCCGCGCTGGGCAGCGGCTGA
- a CDS encoding DedA family protein, producing MRGPPNVPFASSLLAVNVLDASSLLSAFGALGIAVVLFAETGLLVGFFLPGDSLLFTAGLLCVSGTHGGPHLVLWQVLLAALAGALAGAQVGYLIGRRGGRPLLARTRRKALVKGAARAEVLLNEYGQGKAIVLARFIPVVRTVLNPLAGVLEVPVRTFTCWQVLGGTLWTVGVVLAGYGLGSSVPNVDTYLLPIVGLVVVVSVIPIALELLRARREARRSGADRSADSDRQGGGGAR from the coding sequence ATGAGAGGTCCGCCGAACGTGCCCTTCGCCTCCTCCCTGCTCGCGGTCAACGTGCTGGACGCCTCGTCCCTGCTGTCCGCCTTCGGCGCGCTCGGCATCGCCGTGGTGCTCTTCGCCGAGACCGGCCTGCTGGTCGGCTTCTTCCTGCCCGGCGACTCGCTGCTCTTCACCGCCGGGCTGCTCTGCGTCTCCGGCACCCACGGCGGCCCGCACCTGGTGCTCTGGCAGGTGCTGCTCGCCGCGCTGGCCGGCGCGCTGGCCGGCGCCCAGGTCGGCTACCTGATCGGGCGGCGCGGCGGGCGTCCGCTGCTGGCCCGCACCCGGCGCAAGGCGCTGGTGAAGGGCGCGGCGCGGGCCGAGGTGCTGCTGAACGAGTACGGGCAGGGCAAGGCGATCGTGCTGGCCCGGTTCATCCCGGTGGTGCGCACCGTGCTCAACCCGCTGGCCGGCGTGCTGGAGGTGCCGGTGCGCACCTTCACCTGCTGGCAGGTGCTGGGCGGCACGCTCTGGACCGTCGGTGTGGTGCTGGCGGGTTACGGCCTGGGGTCCTCCGTGCCCAACGTCGACACCTACCTGTTGCCGATTGTTGGTCTGGTAGTAGTTGTCTCTGTGATCCCGATTGCTCTCGAATTGCTCCGCGCTCGCCGCGAGGCCCGCCGGTCCGGTGCCGACCGGTCCGCCGACTCCGACCGTCAGGGCGGGGGCGGGGCCCGATGA
- a CDS encoding M56 family metallopeptidase, whose protein sequence is MILLVLAPLLIPFLAAPAARRLADALPPRPAAWVLGTTGVLLAGASAASLGLLAAGGLLRIPAVAALGHISLPWLAQASPAALVAAWPAALALVLAGLLTLRTAHRQVTDLRRAHAALAPCPASDASTRTGSSARTAASATSAISAVSATSATDGPPLAVLDDDRADAYALPGRPGRPGRIVVTAGMLRALPAPERAALLAHERAHLTARHHLFLAAAEYAAVLHPALGRLRAPLGFHLERWADECAARAVGDRALTARAVGHAALAAARTPRPPRPGLAPAAATGPVPRRVAALLSPQPHTATRTGTRRRVVAALALAACLGVSTAATAATSDLHRTVESAQLADGGR, encoded by the coding sequence GTGATCCTGCTCGTCCTGGCCCCGCTGCTGATCCCCTTCCTCGCCGCCCCGGCCGCCCGCCGCCTGGCCGACGCGCTGCCGCCGCGCCCGGCCGCCTGGGTGCTGGGCACCACCGGCGTGCTGCTGGCCGGCGCGAGCGCCGCCTCGCTGGGCCTGCTCGCGGCGGGCGGGCTGCTGCGGATCCCGGCCGTCGCCGCGCTCGGCCACATCTCACTGCCCTGGCTGGCCCAGGCCTCGCCCGCCGCCCTGGTGGCGGCCTGGCCGGCCGCGCTCGCGCTGGTACTGGCCGGCCTGCTCACCCTGCGCACCGCCCACCGCCAGGTCACCGACCTGCGCCGGGCCCACGCGGCACTGGCCCCCTGCCCGGCTTCCGACGCCTCCACCCGCACCGGCAGCTCCGCCCGCACCGCCGCCTCCGCCACCTCCGCCATCTCCGCCGTCTCCGCCACCTCCGCCACCGACGGGCCCCCGCTGGCCGTGCTGGACGACGACCGCGCCGACGCCTACGCGCTGCCCGGGCGCCCCGGTCGACCAGGACGGATCGTGGTCACCGCCGGCATGCTGCGCGCCCTGCCCGCGCCCGAGCGGGCCGCGCTGCTCGCCCACGAGCGCGCCCACCTGACCGCCCGCCACCACCTCTTCCTGGCCGCCGCCGAGTACGCCGCCGTGCTGCACCCCGCGCTCGGCCGGCTGCGCGCGCCGCTCGGCTTCCACCTGGAGCGCTGGGCCGACGAATGCGCCGCCCGCGCGGTCGGCGACCGCGCCCTGACCGCCCGCGCGGTGGGGCACGCCGCCCTGGCCGCCGCCCGCACCCCTCGCCCGCCGCGCCCCGGCCTCGCCCCGGCCGCCGCCACCGGGCCGGTGCCGCGCCGGGTGGCCGCCCTGCTCTCCCCGCAGCCGCACACGGCCACCCGCACCGGCACCCGCCGCCGCGTGGTCGCCGCGCTCGCGCTGGCCGCCTGCCTGGGCGTGAGCACCGCCGCCACCGCCGCCACCAGCGACCTCCACCGCACGGTGGAGAGCGCGCAGTTGGCGGACGGCGGGCGCTGA
- a CDS encoding GAF domain-containing protein, with product MRETAHLGHLGRGEEVVERSTAETARSHEQVVTGEIPRQAPRPEIGDSWERLRRLGLDPERGRDPEHLGTAEIEHRRRASGLDVVMPTLRDTLLDPITDLPLILAVADSQGTVLWHEGPRQLRRSGDLIGFMTGGRWGEDEVGTNGIGTVARTGRPLRVHSSEHYVRNQHAWTCVGAPVRDPRTGRVAGVVDLSGPARGMHPQLLALAVTAARLAETELRAAQLESLHRLRTVAAPVLAQAAGPALVVDRDGWTAATAGLPPISRLRLPADGWGSAPLHWLPSLGECAVEPIADGWLVRPLTGSPQAVSEQASGARLVLDLGRADRPEVSVRGGVGSWSHALSPRHAELLLLLAAHQTGRTAAELAEDLFGDPSRAVTVRAELSRLRRYLGGLLEHRPYRFAETVQVEVVRPADPSQLLPASSAPGIRGLRALLDSGAVLLPGCRIAAAGVEEASELSRRQVPIQRRGPA from the coding sequence ATGCGGGAGACCGCGCACCTGGGACACCTGGGCCGGGGTGAGGAGGTGGTCGAACGGTCCACCGCCGAGACCGCCCGCAGCCACGAGCAGGTCGTCACCGGCGAGATCCCCCGCCAGGCCCCGCGCCCCGAGATCGGCGACTCCTGGGAACGACTGCGCCGCCTGGGCCTTGACCCGGAGCGCGGCCGCGATCCCGAGCACCTGGGCACCGCCGAGATCGAGCACCGCCGCCGCGCCAGCGGACTGGACGTCGTGATGCCGACCTTGCGCGACACCCTGCTCGACCCGATCACCGACCTGCCGCTGATCCTGGCCGTCGCCGACTCCCAGGGCACCGTGCTCTGGCACGAGGGCCCGCGCCAACTGCGCCGCAGCGGCGACCTGATCGGCTTCATGACCGGCGGCCGCTGGGGTGAGGACGAGGTGGGCACCAACGGGATCGGCACGGTGGCGCGCACCGGGCGCCCGCTGCGGGTGCACTCCAGTGAGCACTACGTCCGCAACCAGCACGCCTGGACCTGCGTGGGCGCCCCGGTCCGCGACCCGCGCACCGGGCGGGTGGCCGGCGTGGTCGACCTGAGCGGTCCGGCCCGCGGCATGCACCCGCAGCTGCTGGCGCTGGCCGTCACCGCCGCCCGGCTCGCCGAGACCGAACTGCGCGCCGCCCAGCTGGAGTCGCTGCACCGGCTGCGCACCGTCGCCGCCCCGGTGCTGGCCCAGGCCGCGGGGCCGGCCCTGGTGGTCGACCGGGACGGCTGGACGGCCGCCACCGCCGGCCTGCCGCCGATCAGCCGGCTGCGGCTGCCCGCCGATGGCTGGGGCTCGGCCCCGCTGCACTGGCTGCCCTCGCTGGGCGAATGCGCCGTGGAGCCGATCGCCGACGGCTGGCTGGTGCGTCCGCTCACCGGCTCCCCGCAGGCGGTCTCCGAGCAGGCGTCCGGGGCCCGGCTGGTGCTCGACCTCGGTCGCGCCGACCGCCCGGAGGTCTCGGTGCGTGGCGGCGTCGGCAGCTGGTCGCACGCGCTCAGCCCCCGGCACGCCGAGTTGCTCCTGCTGCTGGCAGCGCACCAGACCGGGCGGACGGCGGCGGAGCTGGCCGAGGACCTCTTCGGCGACCCGTCCCGGGCGGTCACCGTGCGGGCCGAGCTCTCCCGGCTGCGCCGCTACCTGGGCGGGCTGCTGGAGCACCGCCCGTACCGGTTCGCCGAGACGGTGCAGGTGGAGGTGGTCCGCCCGGCCGACCCCTCGCAGCTGCTGCCCGCCTCCTCGGCACCCGGGATCCGCGGGCTGCGGGCGCTGCTGGACAGCGGCGCGGTGCTGCTGCCCGGCTGCCGGATCGCGGCGGCGGGCGTCGAGGAGGCGTCCGAATTGTCCCGCAGACAGGTGCCGATCCAGCGGCGCGGGCCCGCCTGA
- a CDS encoding SsgA family sporulation/cell division regulator, producing MPRDHLSAATGGAPYPATQGARPQSPLRPAVPVEEVLTLRIALGRDKVGTVPTRFRYEPERPYEILVTFHLGRPDEVDWVFSRDLLRDGLRGLTGQGDVRLWPAHCPCHGATLHLALESPYGSALLEASAPQVRDWLDRTYAEVPEGGEPDCGPTDEQLSAFLFGDHGDHGDHGDAGEPGDQDDPGEPDGLGELGGLGDLGES from the coding sequence ATGCCGCGCGATCACCTGTCCGCCGCCACCGGCGGAGCCCCGTACCCCGCCACCCAGGGGGCCCGGCCGCAGTCGCCGCTCCGTCCGGCCGTACCGGTCGAGGAGGTCCTGACCCTGCGCATCGCGCTGGGCCGGGACAAGGTGGGCACCGTCCCCACCCGGTTCCGCTACGAACCCGAGCGCCCCTACGAGATCCTGGTCACCTTCCACCTGGGCCGGCCCGACGAGGTCGACTGGGTCTTCTCCCGCGACCTGCTGCGCGACGGACTGCGCGGCCTGACCGGCCAGGGCGACGTGCGCCTGTGGCCCGCGCACTGCCCCTGCCACGGCGCGACCCTGCACCTGGCGCTGGAGTCGCCCTACGGCAGCGCGCTGCTGGAGGCCTCCGCGCCGCAGGTGCGGGACTGGCTGGACCGCACCTACGCCGAGGTGCCGGAGGGCGGCGAGCCGGACTGCGGGCCGACCGACGAGCAGCTCTCGGCCTTCCTCTTCGGAGATCACGGAGATCACGGAGATCACGGCGATGCCGGCGAGCCTGGCGACCAGGACGACCCGGGTGAGCCGGACGGCCTGGGTGAGCTGGGTGGCCTGGGCGACCTGGGCGAGAGCTGA
- a CDS encoding TerD family protein, which produces MTQGSNAPLSAVRVSVEVTCRQRVDVSGLLLTAAGKVRSDADLVFFNAPRGPGVTHRPAGGSTPDAITVDTWAVPADVSTIVITASLDEAGATFAGTEPTATIKDADTGQVIAEFTPPRLSRETALVVVEVYRRGAEWKVRAVGQGYANGLAGIATDFGVSIEEPGPAAVPPMPGYAPTLPLMPSAPAAPPVPAAPPAPAAPPVASGQPGQGGPGGPGGQGGPAAAPKVTLDKGRVSLVKGGSVSLVKGGRPLLSSIRMALGWEPAKRGRNVDLDASCIAFDAKRERLETAWFMKLNIFNGAIQHTGDNLTGGGAGDDEAIEVHLEGLPPEVCGLVFVVNSFSGQRFTEVTDAYCRLLDVATGEELVRFDLTNAQPHTGVVMCKLVRQYSGEWVMTALGEFVDAKTARGMVKPAAALL; this is translated from the coding sequence CTGACCCAGGGCTCCAACGCCCCGCTGTCCGCAGTCCGGGTGAGTGTGGAGGTGACCTGCCGTCAACGGGTGGACGTCTCCGGGCTGCTGCTCACCGCCGCCGGCAAGGTCCGCTCCGACGCCGACCTGGTCTTCTTCAACGCCCCGCGCGGGCCGGGCGTCACCCACCGCCCGGCCGGCGGCTCCACCCCGGACGCGATCACGGTGGACACCTGGGCGGTGCCGGCGGATGTCAGCACCATCGTGATCACCGCCAGCCTGGACGAGGCCGGCGCCACCTTCGCGGGCACCGAGCCCACCGCGACCATCAAGGACGCCGACACCGGCCAGGTGATCGCCGAGTTCACCCCGCCCCGGCTGAGCCGGGAGACCGCCCTGGTGGTGGTCGAGGTCTACCGGCGCGGCGCGGAGTGGAAGGTGCGCGCGGTCGGCCAGGGCTACGCGAACGGGCTGGCCGGGATCGCCACCGACTTCGGCGTCTCGATCGAGGAGCCGGGCCCGGCGGCGGTGCCCCCGATGCCCGGCTACGCGCCCACCCTCCCGCTGATGCCCTCCGCACCCGCCGCCCCGCCGGTGCCCGCCGCCCCGCCCGCACCGGCCGCACCGCCGGTGGCATCCGGTCAGCCTGGCCAGGGCGGTCCGGGCGGTCCGGGCGGCCAGGGCGGTCCGGCGGCCGCTCCCAAGGTCACCCTGGACAAGGGCCGGGTCTCCCTGGTGAAGGGCGGCTCGGTCTCCCTGGTCAAGGGCGGCCGCCCGCTGCTCTCCTCGATCCGGATGGCGCTGGGCTGGGAGCCCGCCAAGCGCGGCCGCAACGTCGACCTGGACGCCTCCTGCATCGCCTTCGACGCCAAGCGCGAACGCCTGGAGACCGCCTGGTTCATGAAGCTCAACATCTTCAACGGCGCCATCCAGCACACCGGCGACAACCTCACCGGCGGGGGCGCGGGCGACGACGAGGCCATCGAGGTCCACCTGGAGGGCTTGCCCCCGGAGGTCTGCGGTCTGGTCTTCGTGGTCAACTCCTTCTCCGGCCAGCGCTTCACCGAGGTCACCGACGCGTACTGCCGCCTGCTCGACGTGGCCACCGGCGAGGAGCTGGTCCGCTTCGACCTGACCAACGCCCAGCCCCACACGGGCGTGGTGATGTGCAAGCTGGTCCGGCAGTACTCGGGCGAGTGGGTGATGACCGCCCTGGGCGAGTTCGTCGACGCGAAGACCGCCCGCGGCATGGTCAAGCCCGCGGCCGCCCTGCTCTGA
- a CDS encoding putative protein N(5)-glutamine methyltransferase, giving the protein MQLLTHPAIVARLRGAGCVFAEDEADLILATATGPEQLAAMVEQRVVGHPLEHVLGWAEFHGLRISLDPGVFVPRRRTEFLIDCAAELTAPGDLVVDLCCGSGALGAALAAAVPGGVELHAADVDPAAVACARRNLPTGAHAYAGDLFAPLPARLRGRVATLLANVPYVPTGDIALLPAEARVHEARVALDGGADGLDVLRRVAAATRHWLAPGGALLFETSERQVPHAVATVTGAGLRAEVRTDDELDATVVVARPS; this is encoded by the coding sequence ATGCAGCTCCTGACCCACCCCGCGATCGTCGCCCGACTCCGCGGCGCCGGCTGCGTCTTCGCCGAGGACGAGGCCGACCTGATCCTCGCCACCGCCACCGGCCCCGAGCAACTCGCCGCCATGGTCGAGCAGCGCGTCGTCGGCCATCCGCTGGAGCACGTGCTCGGCTGGGCCGAGTTCCACGGCCTGCGGATCAGCCTCGACCCGGGCGTCTTCGTCCCCCGCCGCCGCACCGAGTTCCTGATCGACTGCGCCGCCGAACTCACCGCGCCCGGTGACCTGGTGGTCGACCTCTGCTGCGGCTCCGGCGCGCTCGGCGCGGCACTGGCCGCCGCGGTGCCCGGCGGCGTCGAGCTGCACGCGGCCGACGTCGACCCGGCCGCCGTCGCCTGCGCCCGGCGCAACCTCCCCACCGGCGCCCACGCCTACGCGGGCGACCTCTTCGCCCCGCTGCCCGCCCGGCTGCGCGGCCGGGTCGCCACCCTGCTCGCCAACGTCCCCTACGTCCCGACCGGCGACATCGCGCTGCTGCCCGCCGAAGCGCGGGTGCACGAGGCCCGGGTCGCCCTGGACGGCGGCGCAGACGGCCTGGACGTGCTGCGCCGGGTCGCCGCGGCCACCCGGCACTGGCTGGCACCGGGCGGCGCGCTGCTCTTCGAGACCAGCGAGCGCCAAGTGCCCCACGCCGTCGCCACCGTGACCGGCGCCGGGCTGAGGGCCGAGGTGCGCACAGACGACGAGCTGGACGCCACCGTGGTGGTGGCCCGCCCCTCCTGA